A genomic window from Prunus dulcis unplaced genomic scaffold, ALMONDv2, whole genome shotgun sequence includes:
- the LOC117612555 gene encoding DNA repair protein XRCC3 homolog, giving the protein MTPQNLMLLPLSTPKLSIGCPILDDCLGGGIPCNSITELVGESGSGKTQLCLQLTVRAQLPSSHGGPRGSSVYIFTEFSFSFRRLQQLGNLYHASYPNLIRLKPLEDIYVHGVHDAQQLIHVLGDIEAFIAIDHTRLPMTLIVIDSIAALFRSQYQTTPADMKRMSEMFFNISGTLKGLANKFRLAVVVTKQVVDFIGPHDKING; this is encoded by the coding sequence ATGacaccccaaaacctcatgcTCCTTCCTCTTTCAACCCCTAAATTATCCATTGGATGCCCAATACTAGATGACTGCTTGGGGGGTGGGATACCCTGCAACTCCATAACTGAATTGGTAGGGGAGAGTGGTTCCGGGAAGACGCAGCTTTGTCTCCAACTTACGGTACGAGCTCAGCTTCCATCCTCACATGGCGGACCAAGGGGCTCCTCCGTCTACATATTCACAGAATTCAGCTTCTCATTTCGTCGATTGCAACAACTAGGCAACCTTTATCATGCATCATACCCCAACTTAATAAGGTTGAAGCCATTGGAAGACATATATGTTCATGGTGTTCATGATGCTCAACAACTCATCCATGTCCTTGGAGACATAGAAGCATTTATTGCCATTGATCACACCCGCCTACCTATGACACTCATTGTCATTGATTCCATTGCTGCATTGTTCCGATCACAGTATCAGACAACACCGGCAGATATGAAACGGATGTCTGAAATGTTCTTCAACATATCTGGGACATTGAAGGGTTTAGCAAATAAGTTTAGGTTGGCGGTGGTTGTCACCAAGCAAGTGGTGGATTTTATTGGGCCACATGATAAAATTAATGGGTGA
- the LOC117612550 gene encoding putative disease resistance RPP13-like protein 1: protein MAGALIGEAFISASIQVICDRIASPEFIDLFRHKKLDQPLLMKLKRTLLTLNAVLDDAEEKQIEKPAVREWLDDLKHAVFDAEDLLGEINYEALRCKLEGEAETADKFTNKVWNFLPTSRNKFYQSMNVKIQELLRKLEDFVQLKGALGLTEVVGRKFSQRTPTTSLIHEPYVYGRNEVKENLSKVLFSDDASKDDVSVITIVGMGGVGKTTLARMLYNDDRVKEHFTFKAWACVSEDYDAIRATKTLLESVTSKPCNTTDLNLLQVELREQLRGKKFLFVLDDLWNEKYTDWNCLQTPFTSGARGSKVIVTTRNKNVASFMQNVPTQPLEPLSHEDCWSLLAKHAFGNVNCSAYPSLEEIGKKIARKCNGLPLAAQTLGGLLRSRLDSEVWNRVLNNSIWELPTEKSDILPALGLSYHYLPAKLKQCFIYCSIFPKDYEFKVEDIVFLWMAEGLIPQAENGDNMEEVAKEYFDELLSRSLFQTSGKSSFVMHDLINDLALFMSKGFCSRWEGRESHEVERVRHLSYAREEYDVSLKFEQLKEAKCLRTFLPTSLNPYNSYKNYYLSKKVVQDLLSSHRCLRALSLSSYRNVTQLPDSIKNLIHLRYLDLSGTAIE, encoded by the coding sequence atggcTGGAGCTTTGATCGGAGAGGCCTTTATTTCTGCTTCCATCCAGGTGATTTGTGACAGAATTGCCTCACCCGAGTTCATTGATTTATTTCGGCACAAGAAACTCGATCAACCTCTCCTCATGAAACTGAAGAGGACCCTTTTGACCTTGAACGCAGTGCTCGATGATGCAGAGGAGAAGCAAATTGAGAAACCAGCTGTGAGAGAGTGGCTTGACGACCTCAAACATGCAGTCTTTGATGCTGAGGACTTGCTGGGGGAGATCAACTATGAAGCATTGCGATGCAAGCTGGAAGGTGAAGCTGAAACAGCCGACAAATTTACCAACAAGGTGTGGAACTTCCTCCCTACTTCTCGTAATAAGTTTTATCAAAGCATGAATGTTAAGATACAGGAGTTGTTACGAAAACTAGAAGACTTTGTACAACTGAAAGGTGCTCTTGGTTTGACAGAAGTTGTTGGGAGGAAGTTTTCACAAAGAACTCCAACAACTTCCTTGATTCATGAACCTTATGTATATGGTAGAAATGAAGtcaaagaaaatttatcaaaaGTGTTGTTCTCTGATGATGCAAGCAAGGATGATGTGTCTGTCATCACCATTGTTGGAATGGGTGGGGTTGGCAAGACAACCCTTGCTCGAATGCTTTACAATGACGACAGGGTGAAAGAGCATTTTACATTTAAAGCTTGGGCTTGTGTTTCAGAAGATTACGATGCTATTAGGGCAACTAAAACTCTTCTCGAGTCAGTCACTTCAAAACCTTGTAATACGACAGATCTCAATTTGCTTCAAGTTGAACTAAGAGAACAACTGAGGGGgaagaaatttttgtttgtattggATGACCTTTGGAATGAGAAATATACTGATTGGAACTGCCTCCAAACTCCTTTTACTTCAGGGGCAAGGGGAAGTAAAGTCATCGTAACAACACGGAACAAAAATGTAGCATCTTTCATGCAAAATGTTCCCACTCAACCCTTGGAACCATTGTCGCATGAAGATTGTTGGTCATTACTTGCAAAACATGCGTTTGGAAATGTAAACTGTAGTGCATATCCAAGCTTGGAAGAAATCGGCAAGAAAATTGCACGAAAGTGTAATGGGTTGCCTTTAGCTGCACAAACACTTGGCGGTTTGTTACGTTCCAGGCTAGACTCTGAGGTATGGAACAGAGTACTAAACAACAGCATTTGGGAGTTACCTACAGAGAAAAGTGACATTCTTCCTGCTCTAGGGTTGAGTTATCATTATCTTCCAGCTAAGTTAAAGCAatgctttatttattgttcaatttttccaaAAGACTATGAATTCAAGGTAGAAgacattgtttttctttggatGGCGGAAGGTTTAATTCCCCAAGCGGAGAATGGGGACAACATGGAAGAAGTGGCTAAGGAATATTTTGATGAACTTTTATCCCGATCATTGTTTCAAACATCGGGGAAATCAAGTTTCGTTATGCATGATCTCATCAATGACTTGGCTTTGTTCATGTCTAAAGGATTTTGTTCTAGGTGGGAAGGGAGGGAATCACATGAAGTAGAAAGAGTTCGCCATTTGTCATATGCTAGGGAAGAATATGATGTTTCTCTTAAATTTGAGCAATTAAAGGAGGCTAAGTGTTTGCGGACCTTCCTACCTACCTCTTTAAATCCATATAActcttataaaaattattatctaAGTAAAAAGGTTGTACAAGATTTGTTGTCGTCACACAGATGTTTACGGGCGTTATCATTGTCAAGTTATAGGAATGTCACTCAGCTACCTGATTCTATTAAAAATCTTATTCACTTGCGCTATTTGGATCTCTCTGGTACTGCAATTGAAAG
- the LOC117612554 gene encoding uncharacterized protein LOC117612554, protein MFEQSCFGHLLGIEDLKWTSPIVHGLLLRKADPKTVSQLNGIKFIVGNKVIQFTAQQFCIVTGLRFGNLPFIPIPTNENCSLKRKYFANDKTVNLLELEKAFLECDDVDDVLKLGFVYFAVFVLLGSEKHVHIDMRYLKLAEDLEEFGKYPWGAVSYAKTNASLLRALCADYQRVKVPKKTAKTKKSGKKPTTTATGRPREYHLKGFAYALQVSKCPLMLKLNCICLQ, encoded by the coding sequence ATGTTTGAACagagttgttttggtcatctcCTGGGGATTGAGGACCTCAAGTGGACTTCTCCGATTGTCCACGGCTTGCTGCTCAGGAAAGCTGATCCCAAGACAGTTTCCCAACTGAACGGGATCAAATTCATTGTTGGCAATAAGGTCATCCAATTCACAGCGCAGCAATTTTGCATCGTGACAGGGCTAAGGTTTGGAAACCTTCCCTTTATTCCGATTCCCACTAATGAGAACTGCTCATTGAAACGGAAGTACTTTGCCAACGATAAAACTGTGAACCTGTTGGAATTAGAAAAGGCCTTCCTCGAATGCGATGATGTGGACGATGTATTGAAGCTTGGATTCGTATACTTTGCTGTGTTTGTGCTGTTGGGCAGCGAAAAACATGTCCACATTGACATGCGATATTTGAAGTTGGCGGAAGACCTTGAAGAGTTTGGGAAGTATCCATGGGGTGCTGTGTCTTATGCGAAGACAAATGCGTCACTGCTGAGGGCACTTTGTGCAGATTACCAGCGAGTGAAAGTGCCCAAAAAaactgccaaaacaaaaaaatctggaAAGAAACCAACAACAACGGCAACCGGTAGACCAAGAGAGTACCACCTCAAAGGTTTTGCCTATGCACTTCAGGTGAGCAAATGTCCATtgatgttgaagttaaattgcATTTGTTTACAATGA